A region of Paramormyrops kingsleyae isolate MSU_618 chromosome 17, PKINGS_0.4, whole genome shotgun sequence DNA encodes the following proteins:
- the LOC111833775 gene encoding pleckstrin homology-like domain family B member 1 isoform X13, with amino-acid sequence MRGAARAAAESIMDGCCHGVTEGHAFRSLLRSSLGLVGSPSRQELHVAEGVTDTLAGMEGVMQSWQAHQCFQSTPLDLIEMEKGLKVQAELPHLVSLGSGRLSTAVTLIPLPEGRTSLGSGAGMDISIQAPGMEAQHCYIENRAGIITLHPCGTQCAIDGLVTYTPVRLSQGCMVCLGQSSFFRFNHPEEADRMKSMIPDRDQGVRAQAGEAMPLQRSQGRAVRTGRTPTGAEDIVTGSSLFLPGASCEGAPHRSDCLHRDLQEIMDSLSPPAGPAALSLSSAARYSRSPPRSPPVSYSNNSSSAPSPLPLSSPSSVDGSSYSPPCLPLVPARSSSYHYTSQGPPSTPPHNQSYFLSFLGDGGPRDPPKLIGTGALTPPHGFQERPPSPSRSPCSPRGPHPSLESTVPTAQGQPSGGGVWGLRPPSPSLTRQLPQSPGQHRRPAGCRARSPSATPPGFFCGPSPLVGPYGQQEPRLPLLGGWESIGSIAEVSDSESDLLAYHQRQRDERLQEQEAERLERQRLETILNLCAEYNKGDLGVAEAVKAGFPFVGLGGACGRGPCVDVGDGVEQTQPESDEENLREESSSTESTHQEVKPPCEDPLESGSPELGDLEEERLRVLAQVDKLKNRVTELEKQLQESQEEADLEQALLQRERQGELERAEAEAQAIAQLQRRLSELDGAIQGEKEKVPCRLHSMDARAQKRYDPGESWGVDVLFCQGRASVGSDRRALDSLRGGLEELQSQLHGCPESLREQLQERLKRESELLDLETKRFEDLEFQQLEKESSLEDERETLSQKLLQEQAGYQSSLAHRKEKVAALESRASSLGLEVAQECERLSRERDHTLQLLDKEKERLSSLEKRCLSLNGGTNFSKCSPTKNEDHARMPDVCRTYGGDGHDCHSACPPQPCFPLPPTEEYITVGQLKQIFGMPKVDAPTSPLAPSFQHSASCRTASPGFSPSLPYECDWVRSEMPSPDLEWWFQVLMAAGEAVPPCPPPLPPCPPPLPAKSLFSARSLQVYQGQTGSSVQYNAATLGRNRTTKSPLVASSNTGSLPRNLAVTLQGIEAKRQLALQQKGQQVIEEQRRRLAELRERAALEAQCQWEALRGSQSRLDAPPLLPGPAGIHHSILHHRRPSMGERPYDTVSLESSDSLDTSISTGDSSFPPDTFSSASVMDTLRMEEMERLLREAQLEKARLIESQVRESQARSELLEEERRKREEAERRLEEEMMLRQQLVEKEVKMRARNLSQARPMTRYLPNRKEEFDLRLHIESAGHNLTGCYDLMLTEKMCKGYLVKMGGKIKSWKKRWFVFDRMRRTFSYYVDKHESKLKGVIYFQAIEEVYYDHLRSATKKGLFNLNFANVCITAQSPNPALTFCVKTHDRLYYMVAPSSEAMRIWMDVIVTGAEGYTQFMT; translated from the exons ATGAGGGGAGCAGCGAGAGCAGCGGCAGAAAGCATTATGGATGGATGCTGCCATGGTGTCACTGAGGGCCATGCTTTCAGGTCCTTACTCAGATCCTCACTTGGGCTCGTAGGGTCTCCGTCTAGGCAG GAGCTCCATGTGGCTGAGGGTGTGACTGACACTTTGGCAGGCATGGAGGGTGTGATGCAGAGCTGGCAGGCACACCAGTGCTTCCAG AGCACCCCTCTGGACCTGATTGAGATGGAGAAGGGACTGAAGGTCCAGGCGGAGCTCCCCCACCTGGTCAGTCTTGGAAGTGGCCGCCTCAGCACTGCCGTCACTCTAATACCTCTGCCTGAAG GCCGTACCTCGCTGGGCAGTGGAGCCGGCATGGACATCAGCATCCAGGCTCCTGGCATGGAGGCGCAGCATTGCTACATTGAGAACCGGGCAGGGATCATCACGCTGCATCCCTGCGGTACCCAGTGTGCCATTGACGGGCTGGTCACCTACACGCCTGTGCGCCTCTCGCAAG GCTGTATGGTGTGCCTTGGCCAATCATCCTTCTTTCGCTTCAACCACCCTGAAGAGGCTGACAGGATGAAGAGCATGATTCCAGATCGGGACCAAGGGGTCAGAGCCCAGGCAGGTGAGGCGATGCCCCTGCAGAGAAGCCAAGGGAGAGCTGTTAGGACAGGAAGGACCCCTACAG GTGCAGAGGATATTGTGACTGGGAGCAGTCTGTTCCTGCCAGGAGCCTCCTGTGAGGGAGCTCCCCATCGCAGCGACTGTTTGCATAGGGACCTGCAGGAGATCATGGACTCCctatcgccccctgcaggccctGCCGCGCTCTCTCTGAGCAGTGCGGCTCGGTATTCAAGGTCCCCCCCCAGGAGCCCGCCAGTGAGCTACAGCAATAATAGCAGTTCAGCTCCTTCGCCCCTACCTCTCTCCTCCCCGTCGTCAGTGGATGGCTCCAGCTACAGCCCCCCCTGCTTGCCCCTGGTGCCGGCCCGCTCTTCCAGCTACCATTATACCTCCCAGGGCCCCCCAAGCACACCCCCCCACAATCAGTCGTATTTCCTCTCCTTCCTGGGTGATGGGGGCCCCAGAGACCCGCCCAAACTGATTGGCACAGGggcactgacccccccccatgGCTTTCAGGAgcgcccccccagcccctcacGATCGCCCTGCTCCCCCCGGGGCCCCCATCCTTCACTCGAGTCCACAGTGCCCACTGCCCAGGGACAGCCCAGTGGTGGAGGCGTTTGGGGGCTgcgcccccccagcccatcccTAACCAGGCAGCTGCCGCAGAGCCCCGGGCAGCATCGCAGACCAGCCGGGTGCCGAGCGCGCAGCCCGTCCGCAACACCACCGGGCTTTTTCTGCGGCCCCTCCCCCCTCGTCGGCCCCTATGGGCAGCAGGAGCCAAGGCTCCCCCTGCTGGGTGGGTGGGAAAGCATAGGTAGCATCGCTGAGGTCAGCGACAGCGAGAGCGATCTGCTGGCGTACCATCAGCGGCAACGTGATGAGCGACTCCAAGAGCAGGAGGCGGAGAGGCTG GAACGCCAGCGTCTTGAGACTATCCTGAACCTGTGTGCTGAGTACAACAAGGGAGATCTGGGTGTAGCTGAGGCCGTGAAAGCAGGCTTTCCATTCGTTGGTCTGGGTGGGGCCTGCGGCAGGGGGCCTTGCGTGGATGTGGGGGACGGTGTGGAGCAAACGCAGCCAGAGAGCGATGAGGAGAACCTCAGGGAGGAGAGCAGCAGCACAGAAAGCACCCACCAAGAGGTGAAGCCCCCA TGCGAGGACCCACTGGAATCTGGGTCCCCGGAGTTGGGAGACCTAGAAGAAGAACGGCTGCGAGTCCTGGCCCAAGTGGACAAGCTGAAGAACAGAGTTACGGAACTGGAGAAGCAGCTGCAGGAGTCCCAGGAGGAG GCAGATCTGGAGCAGGCGCTGCTGCAGAGGGAGCGGCAGGGGGAGCTAGAGCGGGCAGAAGCAGAGGCACAGGCCATCGCACAGCTGCAGCGCAGGCTGAGCGAGTTGGACGGCGCCATCCAGGGCGAGAAAGAGAAGGTACCATGCCGTTTACATAGCATGGATGCCAGGGCGCAGAAACGTTACGATCCAGGTGAATCCTGGGGGGtggatgttttgttttgtcaggGAAGGGCGAGTGTCGGATCAGATCGGCGGGCACTGGACAGTCTGCGTGGGGGCttggaggagctgcagagtcAGCTGCACGGGTGCCCCGAGTCCCTGAGAGAGCAGTTGCAGGAGCGACTGAAGCGG GAGTCGGAGCTCCTGGACTTGGAGACCAAGCGTTTTGAGGACCTGGAATTCCAGCAGCTGGAGAAGGAGAGCAGCCTGGAGGACGAGCGGGAAACTCTGAGTCAAAAGCTGCTGCAGGAGCAGGCCGGGTACCAGAGCAGCTTGGCCCACAGAAAG GAGAAAGTGGCGGCACTGGAGAGCCGGGCCAGCAGCCTTGGACTGGAGGTGGCCCAGGAGTGTGAGAGGCTCAGCCGGGAGCGGGACCATACCCTCCAGCTACTGGACAAG GAGAAGGAGAGGCTCTCTAGCCTGGAGAAAAGGTGCCTGAGTCTCAACGGAGGGACAAATTTCTCTAAATGTTCCCCTACCAAGAATGAG GATCATGCAAGGATGCCAGATGTCTGTAGGACATACGGGGGTGATGGGCACGACTGCCACTCTGCCTGCCCACCTCAGCCCTGCTTTCCCCTTCCTCCCACTGAG GAGTACATCACAGTCGGACAGCTGAAGCAGATCTTTGGGATGCCGAAGGTCGATGCCCCCACCAGCCCACTCGCCCCATCATTCCAGCACTCTGCTTCCTGTCGCACAGCTTCAcctggcttctctccctccCTACCATATGAG TGTGACTGGGTTAGGTCTGAGATGCCCTCTCCAGATTTAGAGTGGTGGTTCCAGGTGCTCATGGCTGCTGGGGAGGCTGTTCCACCTTGCCCCCCACCTCTCCCACCTTGCCCCCCACCTCTCCCAGCTAAATCTCTTTTCTCTGCCCGGTCCCTGCAG GTGTATCAAGGGCAGACAGGGTCTTCAGTGCAATACAACGCAGCCACTCTGGGACGTAACCGTACAACTAAG AGCCCCCTGGTGGCCTCTAGCAACACTGGCAGCCTTCCACGAAACCTGGCCGTTACCCTGCAAGGTATCGAGGCCAAGAGGCAGCTGGCCTTACAGCAGAAAG GGCAGCAGGTGATCGAGGAGCAGCGGCGGCGGCTGGCTGAGCTGAGGGAGCGTGCCGCGCTGGAAGCACAGTGCCAGTGGGAGGCGCTGCGCGGGTCACAGTCCCGGCTTGACGCCCCTCCCCTGCTGCCTGGGCCTGCTGGGATACATCACTCTATCCTGCACCACCGGCGCCCCTCAATGGGAGAGAGGCCATACGACACGGTGAGCCTGGAGAGCTCCGACAGCCTGGACACCAGCATCTCCACTGGTGACAGCTCCTTTCCCCCAGACACTTTCTCCAG TGCCAGCGTGATGGACACCCTGCGGATGGAGGAGATGGAGAGGCTGCTACGAGAGGCCCAGCTCGAGAAGGCCAGGCTCATTGAGAGCCAG GTGAGGGAGAGCCAAGCCAGGAGTGAGCTGCTGGAGGAGGAGCGCAGGAAGCGGGAGGAGGCAGAGAGGAGGCTAGAGGAGGAGATGATGTTGAGACAGCAGCTAGTGGAGAAGGAGGTGAAGATGAGGGCCAGGAACCTGTCTCAG GCGCGTCCCATGACCCGCTACCTGCCCAACCGCAAGGAGGAATTTGACCTGCGCTTGCACATCGAGTCCGCCGGCCATAACCTCACCGGCTGCTATGACTTGATGCTCACCGAGAAGATGTGCAAGGGCTACCTGGTCAAGATGGGAGGCAAAATCAAGTCGTGGAAGAAGCGCTGGTTTGTCTTTGACCGCATGAGGAGGACCTTCTCCTATTATGTGG ACAAGCACGAGAGCAAACTAAAGGGAGTCATTTACTTTCAAGCCATCGAGGAAGTCTATTACGACCACCTACGCAGCGCGACCAAG AAAGGACTTTTCAACCTGAATTTTGCCAATGTATGTATCACAGCCCAG AGCCCGAATCCTGCACTGACCTTTTGTGTGAAGACGCATGACCGGCTCTACTACATGGTGGCTCCATCCTCGGAGGCCATGCGCATCTGGATGGACGTCATAGTAACGGGTGCAGAAGGGTACACACAGTTCATGACCTGA
- the LOC111833775 gene encoding pleckstrin homology-like domain family B member 1 isoform X2, with amino-acid sequence MRGAARAAAESIMDGCCHGVTEGHAFRSLLRSSLGLVGSPSRQELHVAEGVTDTLAGMEGVMQSWQAHQCFQSTPLDLIEMEKGLKVQAELPHLVSLGSGRLSTAVTLIPLPEGRTSLGSGAGMDISIQAPGMEAQHCYIENRAGIITLHPCGTQCAIDGLVTYTPVRLSQGCMVCLGQSSFFRFNHPEEADRMKSMIPDRDQGVRAQAGEAMPLQRSQGRAVRTGRTPTEDIVTGSSLFLPGASCEGAPHRSDCLHRDLQEIMDSLSPPAGPAALSLSSAARYSRSPPRSPPVSYSNNSSSAPSPLPLSSPSSVDGSSYSPPCLPLVPARSSSYHYTSQGPPSTPPHNQSYFLSFLGDGGPRDPPKLIGTGALTPPHGFQERPPSPSRSPCSPRGPHPSLESTVPTAQGQPSGGGVWGLRPPSPSLTRQLPQSPGQHRRPAGCRARSPSATPPGFFCGPSPLVGPYGQQEPRLPLLGGWESIGSIAEVSDSESDLLAYHQRQRDERLQEQEAERLERQRLETILNLCAEYNKGDLGVAEAVKAGFPFVGLGGACGRGPCVDVGDGVEQTQPESDEENLREESSSTESTHQEVKPPCEDPLESGSPELGDLEEERLRVLAQVDKLKNRVTELEKQLQESQEEADLEQALLQRERQGELERAEAEAQAIAQLQRRLSELDGAIQGEKEKVPCRLHSMDARAQKRYDPGESWGVDVLFCQGRASVGSDRRALDSLRGGLEELQSQLHGCPESLREQLQERLKRESELLDLETKRFEDLEFQQLEKESSLEDERETLSQKLLQEQAGYQSSLAHRKEKVAALESRASSLGLEVAQECERLSRERDHTLQLLDKEKERLSSLEKRCLSLNGGTNFSKCSPTKNEEVLHISESDLSDEFHSQNSLCQPADAVIDPSSSSSSSLSRPREDHARMPDVCRTYGGDGHDCHSACPPQPCFPLPPTEEYITVGQLKQIFGMPKVDAPTSPLAPSFQHSASCRTASPGFSPSLPYECDWVRSEMPSPDLEWWFQVLMAAGEAVPPCPPPLPPCPPPLPAKSLFSARSLQVYQGQTGSSVQYNAATLGRNRTTKSPLVASSNTGSLPRNLAVTLQGIEAKRQLALQQKGQQVIEEQRRRLAELRERAALEAQCQWEALRGSQSRLDAPPLLPGPAGIHHSILHHRRPSMGERPYDTVSLESSDSLDTSISTGDSSFPPDTFSSASVMDTLRMEEMERLLREAQLEKARLIESQVRESQARSELLEEERRKREEAERRLEEEMMLRQQLVEKEVKMRARNLSQARPMTRYLPNRKEEFDLRLHIESAGHNLTGCYDLMLTEKMCKGYLVKMGGKIKSWKKRWFVFDRMRRTFSYYVDKHESKLKGVIYFQAIEEVYYDHLRSATKKGLFNLNFANVCITAQSPNPALTFCVKTHDRLYYMVAPSSEAMRIWMDVIVTGAEGYTQFMT; translated from the exons ATGAGGGGAGCAGCGAGAGCAGCGGCAGAAAGCATTATGGATGGATGCTGCCATGGTGTCACTGAGGGCCATGCTTTCAGGTCCTTACTCAGATCCTCACTTGGGCTCGTAGGGTCTCCGTCTAGGCAG GAGCTCCATGTGGCTGAGGGTGTGACTGACACTTTGGCAGGCATGGAGGGTGTGATGCAGAGCTGGCAGGCACACCAGTGCTTCCAG AGCACCCCTCTGGACCTGATTGAGATGGAGAAGGGACTGAAGGTCCAGGCGGAGCTCCCCCACCTGGTCAGTCTTGGAAGTGGCCGCCTCAGCACTGCCGTCACTCTAATACCTCTGCCTGAAG GCCGTACCTCGCTGGGCAGTGGAGCCGGCATGGACATCAGCATCCAGGCTCCTGGCATGGAGGCGCAGCATTGCTACATTGAGAACCGGGCAGGGATCATCACGCTGCATCCCTGCGGTACCCAGTGTGCCATTGACGGGCTGGTCACCTACACGCCTGTGCGCCTCTCGCAAG GCTGTATGGTGTGCCTTGGCCAATCATCCTTCTTTCGCTTCAACCACCCTGAAGAGGCTGACAGGATGAAGAGCATGATTCCAGATCGGGACCAAGGGGTCAGAGCCCAGGCAGGTGAGGCGATGCCCCTGCAGAGAAGCCAAGGGAGAGCTGTTAGGACAGGAAGGACCCCTACAG AGGATATTGTGACTGGGAGCAGTCTGTTCCTGCCAGGAGCCTCCTGTGAGGGAGCTCCCCATCGCAGCGACTGTTTGCATAGGGACCTGCAGGAGATCATGGACTCCctatcgccccctgcaggccctGCCGCGCTCTCTCTGAGCAGTGCGGCTCGGTATTCAAGGTCCCCCCCCAGGAGCCCGCCAGTGAGCTACAGCAATAATAGCAGTTCAGCTCCTTCGCCCCTACCTCTCTCCTCCCCGTCGTCAGTGGATGGCTCCAGCTACAGCCCCCCCTGCTTGCCCCTGGTGCCGGCCCGCTCTTCCAGCTACCATTATACCTCCCAGGGCCCCCCAAGCACACCCCCCCACAATCAGTCGTATTTCCTCTCCTTCCTGGGTGATGGGGGCCCCAGAGACCCGCCCAAACTGATTGGCACAGGggcactgacccccccccatgGCTTTCAGGAgcgcccccccagcccctcacGATCGCCCTGCTCCCCCCGGGGCCCCCATCCTTCACTCGAGTCCACAGTGCCCACTGCCCAGGGACAGCCCAGTGGTGGAGGCGTTTGGGGGCTgcgcccccccagcccatcccTAACCAGGCAGCTGCCGCAGAGCCCCGGGCAGCATCGCAGACCAGCCGGGTGCCGAGCGCGCAGCCCGTCCGCAACACCACCGGGCTTTTTCTGCGGCCCCTCCCCCCTCGTCGGCCCCTATGGGCAGCAGGAGCCAAGGCTCCCCCTGCTGGGTGGGTGGGAAAGCATAGGTAGCATCGCTGAGGTCAGCGACAGCGAGAGCGATCTGCTGGCGTACCATCAGCGGCAACGTGATGAGCGACTCCAAGAGCAGGAGGCGGAGAGGCTG GAACGCCAGCGTCTTGAGACTATCCTGAACCTGTGTGCTGAGTACAACAAGGGAGATCTGGGTGTAGCTGAGGCCGTGAAAGCAGGCTTTCCATTCGTTGGTCTGGGTGGGGCCTGCGGCAGGGGGCCTTGCGTGGATGTGGGGGACGGTGTGGAGCAAACGCAGCCAGAGAGCGATGAGGAGAACCTCAGGGAGGAGAGCAGCAGCACAGAAAGCACCCACCAAGAGGTGAAGCCCCCA TGCGAGGACCCACTGGAATCTGGGTCCCCGGAGTTGGGAGACCTAGAAGAAGAACGGCTGCGAGTCCTGGCCCAAGTGGACAAGCTGAAGAACAGAGTTACGGAACTGGAGAAGCAGCTGCAGGAGTCCCAGGAGGAG GCAGATCTGGAGCAGGCGCTGCTGCAGAGGGAGCGGCAGGGGGAGCTAGAGCGGGCAGAAGCAGAGGCACAGGCCATCGCACAGCTGCAGCGCAGGCTGAGCGAGTTGGACGGCGCCATCCAGGGCGAGAAAGAGAAGGTACCATGCCGTTTACATAGCATGGATGCCAGGGCGCAGAAACGTTACGATCCAGGTGAATCCTGGGGGGtggatgttttgttttgtcaggGAAGGGCGAGTGTCGGATCAGATCGGCGGGCACTGGACAGTCTGCGTGGGGGCttggaggagctgcagagtcAGCTGCACGGGTGCCCCGAGTCCCTGAGAGAGCAGTTGCAGGAGCGACTGAAGCGG GAGTCGGAGCTCCTGGACTTGGAGACCAAGCGTTTTGAGGACCTGGAATTCCAGCAGCTGGAGAAGGAGAGCAGCCTGGAGGACGAGCGGGAAACTCTGAGTCAAAAGCTGCTGCAGGAGCAGGCCGGGTACCAGAGCAGCTTGGCCCACAGAAAG GAGAAAGTGGCGGCACTGGAGAGCCGGGCCAGCAGCCTTGGACTGGAGGTGGCCCAGGAGTGTGAGAGGCTCAGCCGGGAGCGGGACCATACCCTCCAGCTACTGGACAAG GAGAAGGAGAGGCTCTCTAGCCTGGAGAAAAGGTGCCTGAGTCTCAACGGAGGGACAAATTTCTCTAAATGTTCCCCTACCAAGAATGAG GAAGTGCTTCATATCAGCGAGAGCGACCTGTCAGATGAATTCCACTCCCAGAATTCCCTATGTCAGCCTGCTGATGCAGTCATAGacccttcctcttcctcatcctcctctctGAGCAGGCCTCGAGAG GATCATGCAAGGATGCCAGATGTCTGTAGGACATACGGGGGTGATGGGCACGACTGCCACTCTGCCTGCCCACCTCAGCCCTGCTTTCCCCTTCCTCCCACTGAG GAGTACATCACAGTCGGACAGCTGAAGCAGATCTTTGGGATGCCGAAGGTCGATGCCCCCACCAGCCCACTCGCCCCATCATTCCAGCACTCTGCTTCCTGTCGCACAGCTTCAcctggcttctctccctccCTACCATATGAG TGTGACTGGGTTAGGTCTGAGATGCCCTCTCCAGATTTAGAGTGGTGGTTCCAGGTGCTCATGGCTGCTGGGGAGGCTGTTCCACCTTGCCCCCCACCTCTCCCACCTTGCCCCCCACCTCTCCCAGCTAAATCTCTTTTCTCTGCCCGGTCCCTGCAG GTGTATCAAGGGCAGACAGGGTCTTCAGTGCAATACAACGCAGCCACTCTGGGACGTAACCGTACAACTAAG AGCCCCCTGGTGGCCTCTAGCAACACTGGCAGCCTTCCACGAAACCTGGCCGTTACCCTGCAAGGTATCGAGGCCAAGAGGCAGCTGGCCTTACAGCAGAAAG GGCAGCAGGTGATCGAGGAGCAGCGGCGGCGGCTGGCTGAGCTGAGGGAGCGTGCCGCGCTGGAAGCACAGTGCCAGTGGGAGGCGCTGCGCGGGTCACAGTCCCGGCTTGACGCCCCTCCCCTGCTGCCTGGGCCTGCTGGGATACATCACTCTATCCTGCACCACCGGCGCCCCTCAATGGGAGAGAGGCCATACGACACGGTGAGCCTGGAGAGCTCCGACAGCCTGGACACCAGCATCTCCACTGGTGACAGCTCCTTTCCCCCAGACACTTTCTCCAG TGCCAGCGTGATGGACACCCTGCGGATGGAGGAGATGGAGAGGCTGCTACGAGAGGCCCAGCTCGAGAAGGCCAGGCTCATTGAGAGCCAG GTGAGGGAGAGCCAAGCCAGGAGTGAGCTGCTGGAGGAGGAGCGCAGGAAGCGGGAGGAGGCAGAGAGGAGGCTAGAGGAGGAGATGATGTTGAGACAGCAGCTAGTGGAGAAGGAGGTGAAGATGAGGGCCAGGAACCTGTCTCAG GCGCGTCCCATGACCCGCTACCTGCCCAACCGCAAGGAGGAATTTGACCTGCGCTTGCACATCGAGTCCGCCGGCCATAACCTCACCGGCTGCTATGACTTGATGCTCACCGAGAAGATGTGCAAGGGCTACCTGGTCAAGATGGGAGGCAAAATCAAGTCGTGGAAGAAGCGCTGGTTTGTCTTTGACCGCATGAGGAGGACCTTCTCCTATTATGTGG ACAAGCACGAGAGCAAACTAAAGGGAGTCATTTACTTTCAAGCCATCGAGGAAGTCTATTACGACCACCTACGCAGCGCGACCAAG AAAGGACTTTTCAACCTGAATTTTGCCAATGTATGTATCACAGCCCAG AGCCCGAATCCTGCACTGACCTTTTGTGTGAAGACGCATGACCGGCTCTACTACATGGTGGCTCCATCCTCGGAGGCCATGCGCATCTGGATGGACGTCATAGTAACGGGTGCAGAAGGGTACACACAGTTCATGACCTGA